TTATTAAGCGGTAAAAAAGGGTTATTATTATCTACAATGGGCAATACGAAAGAAGCATACACAGCAGGCGGCATGTTTGATGCAATGAAGAAAACAGCGGATGTTGGTATTTTTGAATTTACAGGCATTGAAACAATTGAGCATACATTCTATACAAGTGTTCCTTCTGTGGATAACAGTGTGCGTAAACAATATCTTGAAGAGGTTAAAGACGTTGTGAATCGTGCTTTTTAATAAAATTAAATCAGCGCAACTCAGATTATATCAGCGATTTTCTAAATATATCGGCGCAACTCAGATTATATCGGCGATTTTTAAAATATATCGACTTACCGACAAAAATCGACACTAGTCACAACTGAATGTTAGCCCACACCAATCGGGCTGCCTGCAAATAGCAGGAATAAAAAAAGCTGTTCCAAAGTTTGGAACAGCTTTCTTCACTACATCTTCTCAATCCACTCCGTCAAGTTATGCACAACTTGCGTTGGTTGTACTTCATATTCTGTTAACTTCTCCACAGTTGTGACTCCAGTGTGGACAAGAAGGGTATGCATACCAGCATTTATTCCTGCTAAAATGTCTGTATCATAGTTATCCCCAACCATTAATGCTTCATTTTTTTCTATGCCAAGCACTTTTAAAGCTTGTTCCATAATGATTGATTCTGGTTTTCCGATAAAGATTGGATCCACACCTGTTGACACTGCTACAACTGATGTTAATGAGCCGTTACCTGGTAACAATCCGCGCTCAGTCGGAATGGCAATGTCTCCATTTGTAGAAATAAACGTTGCGCCGTTACGCACAGCAAGACAAGCTTTTGCTAATTTTTCATATGTGATGTCACGATCTAAACCAACAACAACGAAATCAGGATTTTCATCCACAAGTTCAAATCCTTTTTCCACAAGTGCATCGTGTAAGCCTTCTTCACCAATCATATATACAGTTGCGTCTTGTTTACGTTCATAAATGAAGTTCGCAGTCGCCATACTCGTTGTGAATACTTGCTCTGCTTTCGCTGGAATATCGAAACGAACAAGTTTTTCTGCTACCTGTTCTGGTTTACGAGTTGAGTTATTCGTAACGAATAAATATGGAATGCCGCGCTCTCCTAATGCTTTTACGAAGTCGCTTGCTTCTTCAATTTGTTCTTCTCCGCGATACATCGTACCGTCTAAGTCAATTAAGTACCCTTTATACATCGATTATGTCTCTCCTTCTATGCTAACGTTCTCACCTTATCATACCATTCTTATATTACCCGCTTTTTACAAAGAAAAAAACGCTTTACCTTAAAGCGCCCCATAACGTTCATTTTTTCTCTTTTACTTGGTAAGAACAACTACAATCGCCCTCGCACATGTTTGCTAACGTCTTTACATCTGCCCCTGCAAATAAACGCTTATACATCTCTTTTTCATCTTCACATACTTGCGGAAATCTCTCTGCAATTTCCTTTAACGGACAGTTTTGTTTTTCAATTACGAAAGAGTTCTCTCCGTCTCTCTTAATTTGAACCATATAACCATTTTTCTCTTGCATCGCTGCTATCTCTTGCACTTTATATGCTAAATTCTTTTGATCACTCACTCGCTTTTGTAACTGTTCTTCCATTCGCTTCGTTCTCTCTTTTAAAACATAACGAAGTATTTTTTCATCGCCCATTCGAGCTAAATCTTCTAGCATATCAATCGCAAATTGCTTATACTCTTTCGGGAATGTATCTTCTCCCTTTTCACTTAATCCATACAAATAAGTTGGTCTTCCGACATGTTGCCTTACCATCTTAGAATAAATGAGTCCGTCTTTCTCAAGATTACTTAAATGTCTTCGGATTGCCATTTCTGTAATCTCTAAAACGTCAGCTAGTTCCGCTACTGTGTGCTCTCCCTTTACTTTCAACAATTGTACAATCTCGTCTTTCGTAGTACGTGCTTCCCCCATACTTCACCCTTCTCCCTTTTCTTTCTCACATACAATATAAGATCCCCAAAAGGCATTCTCTGGGGATCTTATAAGCATAATTATTCTGGTACAAATGCAGATACAGGTCCTAATTCCTTTTCTAAATAACTGCGAATATTTGCTGGGTATTTTTCTACCACTGCAATATGTTTTTGAATCGTCTTATATAATTCATCATGATTCATTTGAATATAATCTTGCATAAGCATTTTTCGAAGAAGGATAATTTCTTTCATCCCTTGTCCATCTTCTTCACTTATCACTCGCTCATCCATTAAAATATCAATAATATCTTCATAACTTCCTGGATCGCGCATAATAAATCCATCAATCATCGCATTTCCTACATCTAATACAGTATCAATAATAAGATGGGCTATGCGCTCTAATGCATAAAATTCAAACTCGGTTTCATATATCTTTTTCTCTTGAAATGTACTTGTTGCTCGTTCTAAACATACTAGCATTTGTTCTATTTTCTTTCTGTCTACAAAATACATGAATGTCACCTACCTGGAAATTAAAGCATTTACATTTTAATTGTAACGCTTTCTTCTGAAAAAATCGACAATTTTTCGAATTCACCTTTTCTCTGTTATTTGTTATAGTTATATTTGTATGATTTTTGAAATTGGAGGAATGAAATCTTGGAACGTGAACTCGCACTAGAAATTGTCCGTGTAACAGAAGCAGCAGCATTAGCATCCGCACAGTGGATGGGCCGCGGAAAGAAGAACGAAGCAGATGATGCAGCAACTACAGCAATGCGTGATATGTTTGATTCAGTAAACATGGCAGGTACAGTTGTAATTGGTGAAGGAGAACTTGATGAAGCACCGATGCTGTATATTGGTGAAGAACTAGGAACAGGTAACGGTCCAGAAGTAGACATCGCCGTTGACCCACTAGAAGGTACAAACATCGTTGCAAAAGGTCTTGCAAATGCAATGGCAGTTATCGCAATCGCAGATAAAGGAAACCTTCTTCATGCTCCTGATATGTACATGGAAAAAATCGCGGTTGGTCCAAAAGCAGCTGGTAAAATTAGCTTAGATGATCCAATTGAAAAAACAATTGAAATTGTAGCAGAAGCTAACAATAAAAAGATTCGCGATCTAACAGTTATCGTTCAAGAACGTGAACGTCATCAAGATATTATCGATCGTGTTCGTGCTAAAGGTGCACGTGTAAAATTATTTGGTGACGGTGATGTTGGTGCGTCAATCGCAACAGCACTACCTGGAACAGGTATTGACTTATTCGTAGGTATTGGCGGAGCTCCAGAAGGCGTTATTTCTGCAGCAGCATTAAAATGTCTTGAAGGTGAAATGCAAGCTCGCTTAGTTCCAATGAACGAAGAAGAAGAAGCTCGTTGTCGTGAAATGGGATTAGAAGATCCTCGTCAACTTCTTATGTTAGATGACTTAGTATCTGGGGATGATGCAATCTTCTCAGCAACTGGTGTATCTGCTGGTGAGTTATTAGACGGTGTTAAATTCCTTGGCGGAGATTTAGCTGAAACATACTCTATCGTAATGCGTTACAAAACAAGAACAGTACGATTCATTAAAACGCATCACCATTTAGATCATAAACCACACTTAAACTTAGATATTTAATAAAGGAGCCATGTGTATGGAAGAACGTTTCTTTCTGTACGACGATACTGTCGCTACAAAAACTCGTTTCGTTAGCTTTATGGGAGAAAATGAGCGTCATGATTTAGCGCTTTTATACTCCGATCGTCATTACGGTAAAACAATTGTACTTGATATGCAAAGTAATAAATTTGCAATCATCGGCGCTGACGATTTAAACGAACCAGGCTACTTAGAGCACGCATTTTCTATGACTGAAGAAATTGCAGAAGAACTACGCTCATTTTTATTTGAACTTATATAATTTATCGTATGCACCAGCTATTTTAGCTGGTGTTTTTTCGCCTTTATTATTTTGAATTTTCAGTATTATATGTTATAATGAAGAATAAATCTATTTGGATAGAAAGGACGTTATCTACGTATGCCAACATTTACTTTGTAATGGACCAGCAATTGGATAGCATTACTCTCAAAAAAGCACCACGCTTTTTCAAGGGAGTAGTCTGCCCATTCCCATTACAAAGGAACGTATTGCATCTGTAGTATGATGTTTACGGAGGTTCCTCTTTGGGGAACCTCCTTTTATTTTTGTCTTTTTCTCATGTCTTCATACTACAAGACATCCAAATAGCTGTATTACGTTTCTTTGCCACTACTATAAGAGGTGAAGGAAAATGCAGAAAGTACAACTTTCTTGGAGTTTATATGAAAATCAGCAACACACAATCGAAAAATATTGTAAAAATTGCGGACGTACTACCCTATTTACTGATACGAATATTCGTAGGCATAACGCCAATGGAAAAAACATATACCGCTTTGCTATTTATAAATGTCCGAAAGATCATACGTGGAATCAAAAACTGCGTATTTATAAATCATTTACTGATCACGTTGAAACGATCGATATGACCCAGCAAGATCAAGCCGAAACAACTACTACTATTTCCATTATGCAACATAAAGAAAACGGCATAGCCGAAATCACGCTTGTATTAGACCTCATTTTCGGTTCCCACCGCATCGATAAAGCCTTATCCACATATATTTCTGACTGGAGCCGTACACTCATTGTGGATAAAATTAAAAATGGGGATATTCAATTGAACGGACAACAAATGAAGCCAAATACAATACTTTCTGAAGGCGATTATATCTCGATTTGTTTGTAAGCGAGTATATGCAAAAAATCCTCTTACAATTGTAAGAGGATTTTTTTATTTCTTCACTTTTCGTAATACGAAGTGTGCACAACCGAAGTTACAGTACTCGTATAAATACTCTGATAACGTACTAATTTTCGTATCATATGTCGAACGTTGATTACTATCATCAAAGAAACCGCGCAATCTAAGTTGCTCATAACCCCAGTCCCCAACGATGTAATCATATTTATTTAAAATTTCTGCATAACGCTCTTTAAATGCTTCTTCACTAAAACCATCACGAAAGTTTTTAATTACTTCGTACTGAACATTATTAATGCTCACCGTAGCATGCATCTCTTGCTCTTGCTTTTGCTCCATCATTAACTTCCTCTCTAAGCATTCTTCTTTTTATCGTATCACAAAGCATACCAACCAACAATTTCAAATACAAAAAATTGAAAATTAGTGCATGCTATGGAGAAGGAGGTGATACATCGTGAAAAAACAAATTATGCTCTCTCTCCTCACTCTTTCCTTATTTGCAGGCTGCCAGCCAGCAAATAAAGCCGAAATGGAACGTGAAGAAGGAAGCCGTGTTCTTGTTTCCAATAAAAATGACATGTATCATACGGAAAATACAAATACAAGACTCACAAGAGTCGGTTATTCTTCTAAACAAAAGCATGAAGTATCTAACAAACAAGTAGGGGCCATTAATCGCGAGAAAGTCGCTGAAATGATTACAAGCATGACCGTCAAACTTCCTGACGTTACAAACGCTGCTACACTCGTTACCGATGATGAAGTATTTGTTGTATATCGTGCAAACACAACGGATCCAAAACTTGTAGCGGATCAAGTATATAGAGCTGCTTTGTCCATCGTCCCTCGCTATTATAAAGCATATGTATCAACAGACCAAAAGTTGATTTCCCAAATTCAAGGCCTTCAATCTGGCGCATTAAATGATACAGAATATACGCAAAGCCTCGATATGCTAAAACGTGAAATGAGTAAAAATCCTCATTTGAACAATACGGGAGATCAGACCTTGAATGATATGATTAAAAAGTAAAACAGGTGGAGAAAATCTCCACCTGTTTTACTTTTTATTTTTTATTACGATCCGCATAAACTTCCATTGCATCACACATAAACTGCGCTAAACCTTCGCCAAACTTATCGATATTTTTCGTAAAGCGCTCATCAGCGACGTACATTTGGCCGAGTCCTTTAAAAGCATCTAATGAATAGTGACTAAAGTTTTGCAAGTAATCGTACCATACTTTGATAGCTTCTTGCGCCTCTTTGGAATCAGGTGCACCGTGTCTAAGTGCCGCTAAATTTCTGTAAATAGCATTAAACTCTTCTTGCTTCTCTTTTGACATACCTTTCGCATATTCATTCGCTTTATCTACAGCTGCGTCTCCCCATCTTTCACGTGCTTCTTCTTCATATGGGTTATGGCTGAAATCGAATCCTTCAAATTTCTCTTTATTCGTCATTTCAATCTCTCCTTTTGTATGCTGAATTGTTTTATCAATCGTCGCAATCACCTTATCTAATCTGGCACGCTTTTCAAGAAGCATTTTCTTATGAAGCTGTAGTGCCTCTTCGCGATCAAATGATGGACTCATGATAATTTCTTTAATTTTCTTCAAAGGGAAGCCTAGTTCTTTAAAAAACAAAATTTGCTGCAACGTCTCTAAATTTTCATTGGAATACAGACGATATCCAGACTCTGTCGTCTCGTCTGGGGTTAACAACCCAATTTCATCGTAATGATGCAGTGTGCGCACACTAATTCCAACTAAATCAGCTACTTCTTTTACTCTCATTGTCATTTGTATCCCCCCTTAGTACATACGATAAAGTATGACGCAACGTTAGAGTCAATAAGTAAATTCATTTTCTTTCTAAAAGTTTCATCTCTCCCCTATTTCATGCATAATAGATATGTACATATATTAGAAAGCGGTGAAAGTATGGTTTCAAATACTGTAATTGCCAGCATCATCTTTCAACTCATTGTCTCGATTCTGGTCCCAATTATCGTACTCGTTTATTTCCGTAAAAAATATCATATTAATTGGAAAGTGGTCGGCATTGGTGTTCTTATCTTTATCGGATTTACCCAAATTCTTGAAACACCATTCCACCTATTTATGCGCGGTAATCCAACAATCGCTCCATTTTTAGAAAATCCGTTTGTCTTCGCAATTTATGGCGGATTGACTGCTGGTATTTTTGAAGAATTAGGACGCTTCGTTGCCTTCTTCTTCTTACTAAAAAAATATCTAGAATATAAAGATGGCTTCGCTTATGGAATAGGTCACGGCGGAATTGAATCTATTTTAATTGGCGGTTTTTCTGCATTACAAGCATTAATCTTTGCTAATTCTATTAACGATGGTAGCTTCGCTCGACTGATTGAACAAAAACCCGAGCTCAGCATTTTACAGGACATGTTAATTCAGCAACCTGCCTACTTATACTTCCTTGGTAGCTTAGAAAGAATTATGGCACTCGTGCTTCAAATCGCCTTTACAATGCTTGTTTTATACGCAGTAAAACAGAAGAAATATATCTTCCTAGTATACGCTATACTATTCCACGCATTTGTAGACTTTTTCGCGGCACTTTACCAAACAAAAACAATCAATCTCTTCGTTGCCGAAGGAATTACACTTCTCTGTACAATTGGCGCTGTCGTTCTTATTCGCAAGATGAAAGCGAAATTAATGAGTGTGCCGGAGTAAAAAATAAACCACCAAAATTGGTGGTTTATTTTTTATATGAATTACCACACTGATAATAACTTTTGTCCTCTTGCAGCTCCCTCTTTGTTTCTGCATCTATAACGATATATTTATGAAACTCTTCTACCTCATTTTGAGAAAAGGAAGCGAAAAAATAAACTTGGCGATCAGGATGAACAAAAAAATCTTGAAGCATCACACTACTCCGACGACCCATGGCTGTTTTTTGTAGGAAAGAAAATTCTTCATCAGCCACTTCTTTAAATAAGATTTTTTTCCGAACACTATATGCTGCATTATTGTATTCTTTATAGATTTTCTTGTCTAACTGTTTATAAAAAACATCCTCACTCACAAATGACTTATTTCGATTGCTTGATAATTTACTTTTTGATTCGACTCTGCATAAGTTGTGGACAAGTGTATAAAAAAACAAAGACTAAATACAATACATATCATTTTATTCATGATTGCACCTCAAATGTTCATTATCCACATTAATTTTCCACATATTTAAATCAATATGCCGTTTCCAAGAAAAAGGAATTATTTCCACATTTGTCGAAGTATATAGCGTCAACTTGAAAGATGGGGATGAATTATGAAGAAAATTATTGTAATACGACATTGTTCAGCAACTGGGCAAAAACGTGATGATGAATTAACGACCGATGGAAAAGACCAAGCAAATACTCTTGCTACATTCCTCTTAGAAAATCATCTACAAATCGATCATATTATTTCAAGCCCATTTGTCCGAGCTATCGATTCCATTCGGCCCTATGCGCTCCAAGCTAACTTATCTATCCAAGAAGATGAACGATTAACTGAACGCATATTGAGCAACGTTCCAATGGATGATTGGATGCAAAAACTAGAATCCACTTTTACGAACATAGATATTGCCTTTTCAGGCGGAGAGTCAACAAAACAAGCAACAGACCGTGCCATTTCGCTTATTCAAGACGTTTTACAATTAAACCATACGACAACACTACTTGTTACACATGGCAATTTACTTACGCTCATTTTAAAACATTTTGATCATACGATTGGCTTTAATGAATGGAGAACTTTAACCAATCCTGATATTTACGAAATTACAATCGACGAACAATGTATCATAAAACGCTTATGGGAAGCATCGTCCAAGTAATATCCCTTTCCAAAACATTCAGTTGACGCCACGAGAAGAGACTGTTCTAACAATAGAAAGGGGTATCATTTCATATGTACGAAGACGTACTTGCTTTACTACATAAAACAAATGTTTCTTATGAAAAATTCGAACACGAACCAGTACTCGATTATGAGACGGATCGGATCGTACGTGAGAGACTTGGCTTACAAGGCACTCCAAGTAAAAGCTTATTTTTAAAATCAAAGTCTGGAGATTATTACGTATTTTTTACGTTAGAGGGCACAAGGCTCAACCGGGGAGAGATGAAAGAGCTAACAGGAGAACGCTTATCTCTCTGTTCTCCTGATGAACTGCGAGACAAAACTGGTTGTACGCCGGGATGTGTAGCTCCTTTCGGATATTCACACGATGTAACAATTATTGTGGATAACGCTATTTATACGTACGATAAAATTTTAATTACACCTGGTGTTCCTGAATTTACAATTGAATTATCCACAGAAGAATTAAAAAAGATTTTATTAACATGTACAAATACCGTTTTAGAGTACAAACAAAAAGAGAGCTAATCGCTAGCTCTCTTTTTTCATTATTTAGCTTCTGCTGTTTTTTCTTTTGCAGAACGTACTTGCTCGTCCGCATGGTAAGAAGAACGCACAAGTGGGCCAGCTTCACAGTGGCTAAATCCTTTGCTAAGTGCAATTTCTTTAAGCTCTGCAAATTCTGCTGGTGGGTAATATTTAAGAACTGGTAAATGCTTCTTAGATGGTTGTAGGTATTGCCCAAGAGTTAAAATATCCACATTGTTTGCACGTAAGTCATCCATTGCTTCAATTAAATCTTCTCTCGTTTCACCTAAGCCCACCATAATGCTCGATTTAGTTGGAATATCAGGCTGCATTTCTTTCGCTCGACGTAAAAACTCTAATGAACGTTCATATTTTGCTCTAGCGCGAACTCGGTCAGATAATCGACGTACTGTTTCAATGTTATGGTTTAGAATATCTGGTTTTGCATCCATTAACATTTTTAAGTTTTCTTCTACTCCACCCATATCAGATGGTAATACTTCGATAGACGTGAATGGGTTTTTACGACGTACTGCGCGTACTGTTTCAGCAAAAACAGCTGCTCCCCCGTCCTTTAAATCATCACGTGCAACCGCTGTTATAACAACGTGCTTTAAGCCCATTTGAACTACTGAATCTGCTACGCGTTCTGGTTCTTGTAAATCAAGCTCAGTTGGTAAGCCTGTTTTAACCGCACAAAAACGACAAGCACGTGTACAAACCGCACCTAAAATCATAAATGTTGCTGTTTTTCTTACAGCCCAGCATTCATGAATATTCGGACATTTTGCCTCTTCACAAACGGTATGAAGATTCTTAGAACGCATCATTTTCTTTAAGCCTGTATAGTTTTCATTCGTGTTTAACTTAATTTTCAACCATTCGGGCTTGCGCTTATATTCTGTTTGTTTTGTCATGGTTATCAACTCCGCACAATATGAAATAGTTTACCGTGTTCGCTTCTTTCAATGTAACATATCTATTCTAACGTATGAAAGCGATTTGCTCAAATGAAGATTCTAAGATTTTTTCCAATCGTTCCCTATAATGAAATACTCCGTATATCCCACACTAAAAAGAGTGATGTTGTGAAAGGAGTCTATTTCATGCTTCGAAAAATTTCTCTTTTGCTTTCTATTTGTTTTCTTCTCCACCAAAACATCGCTTACGGTGAAGATAATCAGCAAAGCATATACGAAAAGCGCATGGCACTATATAAAGAAACCGAGCAGTCTTCAGGCATTCCATGGTATTACTTAGCTGCAATGGATCAATATGAAAGAAATATACGGAGCGTAAGAAAAGATATTCCGAAAAAACCAGATGCCATCATTTCCCTTTATTTCAAACCAGAAATATGGGCTGGGCCTATTAATAGTAACGATACTCTCCCCCATACAATTTCTCTATTTGGCGGAATAGGTTTAGATGGTGACAAAGATGGATTTGCAAATGCAAATAGCGACCGTGATCTTCTGCATACCGCAGCGACTATTTTAAGGAAACAAGGAACGTCAGAAGACCGTATTAAAATTATGCTTTGGGAATATTATAGACGTGCAAAAACAGTTGATTTAATTAGCGAATACGCCCAAATTTATAAACATTATGGACGTATTAATTTAGAAGGAAATGCTTTTCCTCTTCCGATTCGTAGTGACCATAGCTACCGTAGTACTTTCGGCGCTGGAAGAAGTTTTGGCGGCAGAAGGATTCATGAAGGAACCGATATTTTCGCCGGATATGGCGTGCCAGTAAGATCGACTTGCTATGGCATTATTGAAACGAAAGGTTGGAACCGCCTTGGTGGATGGCGCATTGGTATTCGTGACCTTCATAACAATTACCATTATTACGCCCATTTAGGCGGGTTTTCAAAAGAAATACAGCTTGGACAAATTGTTGAACCAGGAAAAGTAATCGGATTTGTTGGTAGCACTGGTTATGGACCTCCTGGTACAGCCGGAAAATTTCCACCCCACTTACATTTTGGCATGTATAAAGACAATGGCTATACAGAATGGGCCTTCGATCCATACATGCATTTAAGCCTTTGGGAACGCAAAGAACGAGCAAATACAAAACGATAACCGTAGCGCATTGCTACGGTTATTTTTTATCCAGTAAAAGCCCGGCTCAGCCGAGTTTCACTTTATATGCAATTAACTATCTGTTTTCTTTTTATCAGGTACAGCAACACTTCCGCTTCCATAATACGTAGGCACTTCCCCTTGAACGATACGCGTCGCAATTGGAACATTTTGTTTCACCGTTATCTCTTTCGTATGAAATGGAATAATTACTTGCAATGTTACTTCCATTTCCATAACAATTTGAATCGCTGTAGTATTAATCCCATGCGGCTCAATTTTTTGTTTAATATCTGTATTCACATGACCAATTGGCGTGAAATGAATTGGAATATCTGGTCCTATATTACCAAGAAGTGCATTATCCGTTACACGCCCAAAAGGAACTGCCATAGTCGCCCCATTTTTTTCAGAAATACCTAGCTCCTTCAACTTCCCTTGTTCTACTTGTTGCAAATATTTTTCTATGTACGTGGTCGTTGACGTTACGATTTCATTTACTTGCTTCGTATTTAAATTAATTGTGGATACTTTTCCGTTTTTATCATTCTGTACTTTCATTAATGAATCGACATCGAATCCTTCATTAATTCGATCCTTTACTGCCTTCGTCATAATTGCTGTCGCCATTTTATGTGTCTCTACTTCCCCATATTTAATTAAGGTCGGCTGAATGTTATTATTCACAATCCACAACCCTTGCGTAAGTAATATAACAAAAAGAATAAACGACATAAGCAGTATATACCGAAAGGCAATAGGTCCCTTTCGAAACCGCGAGTTTTTCGAGCGAAATATACTCATAAAAAAACCTCCTTCTTATATCATTTCTATGCAAGAAGGAGGGACGATATATGCTTATCTCATTTTTAATAATGCTTCTTTTCCAATCGTTCCTGCTGGAATGCCTAATGCTTCAGCTCCAGTCGTTACCGATTCTAGTGGCGCTTCAAGAAGTTGTTCAATCGTTCTTACACCAACCGCACGGCCAGCAATAATTCCTCGATCACCTAATTTCTCATTTAAAAGACCTACATCTAATGCACCACACATAATATATCCTTTATCGCTCATTACAGCTAGCAAATTCGTCTTTGGAAGTTTCACGCTAACTGCAATAAACGTATAA
This genomic interval from Bacillus thuringiensis contains the following:
- a CDS encoding TIGR01457 family HAD-type hydrolase, giving the protein MYKGYLIDLDGTMYRGEEQIEEASDFVKALGERGIPYLFVTNNSTRKPEQVAEKLVRFDIPAKAEQVFTTSMATANFIYERKQDATVYMIGEEGLHDALVEKGFELVDENPDFVVVGLDRDITYEKLAKACLAVRNGATFISTNGDIAIPTERGLLPGNGSLTSVVAVSTGVDPIFIGKPESIIMEQALKVLGIEKNEALMVGDNYDTDILAGINAGMHTLLVHTGVTTVEKLTEYEVQPTQVVHNLTEWIEKM
- a CDS encoding helix-turn-helix transcriptional regulator, with translation MGEARTTKDEIVQLLKVKGEHTVAELADVLEITEMAIRRHLSNLEKDGLIYSKMVRQHVGRPTYLYGLSEKGEDTFPKEYKQFAIDMLEDLARMGDEKILRYVLKERTKRMEEQLQKRVSDQKNLAYKVQEIAAMQEKNGYMVQIKRDGENSFVIEKQNCPLKEIAERFPQVCEDEKEMYKRLFAGADVKTLANMCEGDCSCSYQVKEKK
- a CDS encoding DUF86 domain-containing protein, encoding MYFVDRKKIEQMLVCLERATSTFQEKKIYETEFEFYALERIAHLIIDTVLDVGNAMIDGFIMRDPGSYEDIIDILMDERVISEEDGQGMKEIILLRKMLMQDYIQMNHDELYKTIQKHIAVVEKYPANIRSYLEKELGPVSAFVPE
- the glpX gene encoding class II fructose-bisphosphatase, which translates into the protein MERELALEIVRVTEAAALASAQWMGRGKKNEADDAATTAMRDMFDSVNMAGTVVIGEGELDEAPMLYIGEELGTGNGPEVDIAVDPLEGTNIVAKGLANAMAVIAIADKGNLLHAPDMYMEKIAVGPKAAGKISLDDPIEKTIEIVAEANNKKIRDLTVIVQERERHQDIIDRVRAKGARVKLFGDGDVGASIATALPGTGIDLFVGIGGAPEGVISAAALKCLEGEMQARLVPMNEEEEARCREMGLEDPRQLLMLDDLVSGDDAIFSATGVSAGELLDGVKFLGGDLAETYSIVMRYKTRTVRFIKTHHHLDHKPHLNLDI
- a CDS encoding DUF3055 domain-containing protein translates to MEERFFLYDDTVATKTRFVSFMGENERHDLALLYSDRHYGKTIVLDMQSNKFAIIGADDLNEPGYLEHAFSMTEEIAEELRSFLFELI
- a CDS encoding YutD family protein, with protein sequence MMEQKQEQEMHATVSINNVQYEVIKNFRDGFSEEAFKERYAEILNKYDYIVGDWGYEQLRLRGFFDDSNQRSTYDTKISTLSEYLYEYCNFGCAHFVLRKVKK
- a CDS encoding YhcN/YlaJ family sporulation lipoprotein is translated as MKKQIMLSLLTLSLFAGCQPANKAEMEREEGSRVLVSNKNDMYHTENTNTRLTRVGYSSKQKHEVSNKQVGAINREKVAEMITSMTVKLPDVTNAATLVTDDEVFVVYRANTTDPKLVADQVYRAALSIVPRYYKAYVSTDQKLISQIQGLQSGALNDTEYTQSLDMLKREMSKNPHLNNTGDQTLNDMIKK
- a CDS encoding MerR family transcriptional regulator, yielding MTMRVKEVADLVGISVRTLHHYDEIGLLTPDETTESGYRLYSNENLETLQQILFFKELGFPLKKIKEIIMSPSFDREEALQLHKKMLLEKRARLDKVIATIDKTIQHTKGEIEMTNKEKFEGFDFSHNPYEEEARERWGDAAVDKANEYAKGMSKEKQEEFNAIYRNLAALRHGAPDSKEAQEAIKVWYDYLQNFSHYSLDAFKGLGQMYVADERFTKNIDKFGEGLAQFMCDAMEVYADRNKK
- a CDS encoding YhfC family intramembrane metalloprotease produces the protein MHNRYVHILESGESMVSNTVIASIIFQLIVSILVPIIVLVYFRKKYHINWKVVGIGVLIFIGFTQILETPFHLFMRGNPTIAPFLENPFVFAIYGGLTAGIFEELGRFVAFFFLLKKYLEYKDGFAYGIGHGGIESILIGGFSALQALIFANSINDGSFARLIEQKPELSILQDMLIQQPAYLYFLGSLERIMALVLQIAFTMLVLYAVKQKKYIFLVYAILFHAFVDFFAALYQTKTINLFVAEGITLLCTIGAVVLIRKMKAKLMSVPE
- a CDS encoding histidine phosphatase family protein, whose protein sequence is MKKIIVIRHCSATGQKRDDELTTDGKDQANTLATFLLENHLQIDHIISSPFVRAIDSIRPYALQANLSIQEDERLTERILSNVPMDDWMQKLESTFTNIDIAFSGGESTKQATDRAISLIQDVLQLNHTTTLLVTHGNLLTLILKHFDHTIGFNEWRTLTNPDIYEITIDEQCIIKRLWEASSK
- a CDS encoding YbaK/EbsC family protein, whose protein sequence is MYEDVLALLHKTNVSYEKFEHEPVLDYETDRIVRERLGLQGTPSKSLFLKSKSGDYYVFFTLEGTRLNRGEMKELTGERLSLCSPDELRDKTGCTPGCVAPFGYSHDVTIIVDNAIYTYDKILITPGVPEFTIELSTEELKKILLTCTNTVLEYKQKES
- the lipA gene encoding lipoyl synthase; this translates as MTKQTEYKRKPEWLKIKLNTNENYTGLKKMMRSKNLHTVCEEAKCPNIHECWAVRKTATFMILGAVCTRACRFCAVKTGLPTELDLQEPERVADSVVQMGLKHVVITAVARDDLKDGGAAVFAETVRAVRRKNPFTSIEVLPSDMGGVEENLKMLMDAKPDILNHNIETVRRLSDRVRARAKYERSLEFLRRAKEMQPDIPTKSSIMVGLGETREDLIEAMDDLRANNVDILTLGQYLQPSKKHLPVLKYYPPAEFAELKEIALSKGFSHCEAGPLVRSSYHADEQVRSAKEKTAEAK
- a CDS encoding M23 family metallopeptidase, which codes for MLRKISLLLSICFLLHQNIAYGEDNQQSIYEKRMALYKETEQSSGIPWYYLAAMDQYERNIRSVRKDIPKKPDAIISLYFKPEIWAGPINSNDTLPHTISLFGGIGLDGDKDGFANANSDRDLLHTAATILRKQGTSEDRIKIMLWEYYRRAKTVDLISEYAQIYKHYGRINLEGNAFPLPIRSDHSYRSTFGAGRSFGGRRIHEGTDIFAGYGVPVRSTCYGIIETKGWNRLGGWRIGIRDLHNNYHYYAHLGGFSKEIQLGQIVEPGKVIGFVGSTGYGPPGTAGKFPPHLHFGMYKDNGYTEWAFDPYMHLSLWERKERANTKR